Genomic segment of Schistocerca piceifrons isolate TAMUIC-IGC-003096 chromosome 1, iqSchPice1.1, whole genome shotgun sequence:
TAATTGGTACTTGATTTGGCATGTTGTATCAGAAAGGATAATGAACTGAGATGGCATCAGAAAGTGGATcagttaacaaaaaattaaaatcttcccACTTTGCACTTAGAAATCACTGAGTGTTTATATTTCTGACATTGCCAGAATGGAGGCCATCTAAAATATAATAAGCTCTGGAAAAATTCCAAACAGCCAACACCACTAGAAAAGTATTTAATTAGAAGATTGGTTTTGAAAGACTATGTTACCATCTTTGGACTTTCAACTTTACAATTCATATAGTCTCCACCATTTACGTTCATTGTATCGCGTCTATTGCAAATGTATGTGTAAGTATTGTGGAAGACACTGGATGTCGCCATGTGTTAATTaaaaaaactgtatatacaaaacaTAAGATTAATCTGCAGACTGCCAGTGTTCATGCCCATACCACAGCTGAATAAAGAATGGCAACATATTCCTACTGAAATAGGTCATTTAAATAAATACTTTACTAGTGACCTTGGCTATTTGGAGTTTTcatcagggtgtatacgcggacaaggaaaaaaatattcCCAGATTTTCCgattaaaaacacactttctcccaggtgaaaacacgcGTTTCCCGTGTTAAGCaatagtatattttcccttatcaatcccctgaatggttatggttttatacacgggtgtagaatttcctggcactttagaaaacgaaactcagggaaaaagacacgttttggaaatacctttgatgtgcagcaacatgtacgatgCGTATTTTCGTactacgaaagtatacattggaattccaccaaacacagcatgttactttctgaatcaaGATAGCGATGTgcatttgtaagccagtcatagctcatgtcacgcgatctcgccagccaatggcaGCGGATATTTAGAGCACAGTcggccaacagcaacatcactgttaaatagcacgaacacacaaacagggaaagttaatagtttaaattaatatacatagtgatgctacaataaaagcaaagctttcacatataatattggtctctaaggttaataagctgcaagagaagctaagttttcgcacataatgttgatcttttttgcacgtgttacacttaagatatatcacacaaacgtgccagtaaaatttttaataatgagatAAATTTATGATCTTCAgggtttgaaattcttctaaatggctcgtcatcaaaaagctgatttttaaatgagagtcaaacgctctgtgaattaataaattcatggtacattctcgcgcatagttcaacttacataaaaaggatatttactttgaaagtaacgcttttcaaaccaccattcgtaatattttcccacgacctgttagaaataggttcacttcagcagttgccagagagcacataTAACAGACAACACCGTGCTTGCGCAGCCATCATGATGTAGGAAGcctgtatgtacgtacgtgtaaaatattaaaagatcatacattatgtcataaaagaaacaagacatcagagcattggaatttcgtgaaccatgctAAAATGTGTACATTTAAAGTGcatattcgtatgtccagattcccaacgaACTATGTCTcgtcctgatattaagcttttcagtgtggttttcgggatgtaaattttcttggagcaccagtactgtattatatgatgtttggttctttattacggcaAAATTCTATatatgctagaagatgaaaatgtgcacctgaaatgcagtgaacagttgaaactagccagtactgtggaattaaatattgtgtttcaaatacattgactgcatctgcggaaaaagtttataaaagtcaaatttctttagcaaaccgacaaaaataacttcattgttctacaaggcaattaatgcttgactgtcagaaaagtggaaataaaataaaatccgaaactaatgacatattttagtcttccataattatatgaatacattttaattcacttgataggtcccggccacagatatccgttttgttttcattagaCGTGAGAGTAAACAAAGGGGGAAAACATCAAAATCACTAAATGTTAACacagatcacgtggagactacccactataactcagactgctctgcgcatcagccctggatctacgtTATTTGcgaactgggtaaaaaaaaaaaaaaaaaaaaaaaaaaaaaaaaaaacgaattttcaaATATATGTTCATCTTGTGGCGCATATCTTTCTGAAAAGcctgaaacataaaacatgtgtTCGATGAAATGTTACGACATAATATTTGCTCTCAGGTGTGCCAAAGTGCACTGCCACGCCCCTTCATAAAGCATCCttctactgaaaaagctgttaacacaaataatacccaagactggtgtggtttctcgatctgattacgtctattttgtcactgtctgctagataaaacaaaataggcctttctaatattgcagcaattttgtaacacacaccaaataaatgaaactattttggcacaaatggccatttttaaaacaagacagaatataattcatgaagtaccaatatcaaatgcctattaggaggcctactacaagcaaaaagctttatgttaggaaatagtttcacatttcattcatacgcatcaGTTTCTCAAgtacgagatcgaaaagtagtattacgaaatttttatataaatttggaatagtcttattcttccataatttgtgggatgtccccatttcttctccttccttgttctaacaaataaTCTTGTCATCagcaattctgtagctattcctgccattgtcaaaatttgtttgacGATTAccctcactaaccctgccagaatcataaGTTTAGTTATCTTGCGATTATTTCCGGTTAGGcgctattacgtgttcgtacaacacatATTCTGTGTTATTTCcaaaatagaacttaagcggctgctagctagGGACTGTACATTTGATCCTTACTAGTAtagtgatctggccaaaaattttctatcaaaatttcattttcttggatgcaccgagaagataatatgtaatctttctcacctgttattcctgtcagtcatttatttccattctggtagtctgaatctatagatttcgctagtaattataactacgctgatcattcacaaacccaatcaaccacataatcagacagagattggcattcatccgttcggctttactccactcagctcatatagccccgtccccttttgtctgcagaaagtttatttccagatgcgacgaggattctcctgacagagacatcacgcattcaaaaatcaacttatgattcattcagaaatcatcttaaaatatgctcaaaaatgttcaaaaaccaacagggaagcatttcaaaataatatgaataattgaCAGACAaatgtgcactggatgctaggggctttgtgaaacaagttcttttcctcaagaatatgaatttggcacccccttttcccagtagcatctagctgcttgctgcaactgcttgcacagccaacagccacattcctgcagccagaagcgggaggatcTCCAACTCAattgcgactcaactgcgcatgcgtatGAGCCTGCTCGTAACTAAAACAAATCTATTGTAAACAGCCGTGACTtcatgctcattggaggcaatttgttgttatgaagcattgcatggtgttcctaaagcctttgacacattttgctgctggcagacgcttgcatgaacactgtgtgtcgtcgtcgtatatggcgcatttcctttgcaatttaagttattttcgtttttttctctcatttatgttttattgctgaagtattactctgcagtagcaggatacagtaacatcctttgttagagtatcggttcctaccagtcaaaattacgaaaatttaactgaaaactaaaacaacgaaaaattccgggtttttcccggttttctcccggatgaaaaaattcccggcttTTCCCcaatctcccagttgtcccggggtGTATACACCCTGTTTATGGAGTTCATTCTGTGTTTAACTGCAAACAGGATTGCCAACACACTTCCACTCAGTACTGTCCTGCTGCAAAAGCTGCTGGGGTAGTGTAGCTAAGATCAAAGAACTTTTTCTACAGAAGTGTGCAATAAGAACATTGCATGAAGTCTACAAACTTGCTAAGTCACAACCACAACACTAAGAGTGAGAAGAagggaaaaaataattaattaatttaaagttTGGAATGGAATATTGTATTCTGAAGGAACGGTTTTTTACTGACTGAAGGTACGAATAAGGCAGGAAATTGAAAATCCCAGCTAAGCAAACACAAAGTAAAGACCATCTGATTAGTCACTTCTCTTGCAATTAATGAGAATATTTGGATTAAAAGATTTAATTTTTCACAATTATAATGCGTGTATTAAACAGGTCTTTGCTTTGTAAGTCAACAGAAAACTGACATGGCTATCTAAAGCAAATGGTTTATTTTCAGTAATATATAAAAATGGCATTGAGTAGTGTGAGAGAACCAGAGCATTCTTTTCTAAAGTAGCTGGTTTTCTCATTGCgaaattttgaatggataacaacagaattATATGTACAAGACATATGAGTAAACAGCTGGCATGTAAATGTATAAGAAAGAGAAAATGTTACTACAACGAAATGAATGATGAATTCAGCTTTAAAGCTAAATCTTACATATGATAacaacaaaaactaaaaactaatataaacaacaaaaaataatatttactttaaAAGTGTGTGGGAACAGGTAAATAAATATTATGTAAGGAAAAAGCACATAAAACTCTGTACATAAATCCAAAATGTACTGTCGAGACCTCCCAACAAGTTCAAAATTGCTCCTGCCAAAGCAACCTATTTGAAAACTTTATCCCAGTCCACCACTCTTCGTTAAATAGCTATTTATTCCATTTACTTTTTCCATATTTCACTTTGATGTTTTCACTTAATCTTAAACACTCATCACAATGCTAATTTTCGTTTCACTTTGCAACATGGTGTCCCTTTAAACATGTGCCTGTTGGCGACAGTTCTGTATAGCTCTTAAGTGATGTAATCCTCTCTTCCTTTTTTTCCTTGCCCGAGTTGCTTCCATTTTGCTTTCCATTGATTTTCTCATTTCCTCTAGCTTTTCGCCATGACTTGCACCTGTCATATGACTTAATACGGTTGTATTTCCACAGAAACATTTGCAAACACTACAAAAAAAACCATTGTCTGTCAAACTAAACTGAGTTCTAGGAATAATATTGTTTAGAATACCTGGTATATTCAACAGCCGTTTACTTGAGGACTTATTTGCCAGTTCTATGTTTTGTAATACAGTTATCCGATTTAGGTGACTTAATTTAGAAATGTGTGTCTTTACACCGAGTATGTATCTCTCTATCTTTTCATTACAAAGGGAGCAAACTACTTTCCCTGAATGAATCCTGAAGAATTTTTTGTTAATGTGAAATGGTGCACGAAAATATGTCCATATATCATCTAATCTGACTGCATGTTTTGTTGATATTATCTGGTGTGTGTTCTCTACAATAGTAGTAGTGTCAGCAAGTGAGCAGGAAACATCACAATACACAGAAACAGATTCTATGCTTTCACAACTGTTATTTGGAACAGTATTCAAAGGTGAGCAGGAAACAGCAGAATACACAGGAATAGATGCTGTACTTTCACAGTTGTTACTTGGAACAAAATCAGTATGTGAGCAGGCAACTGCAGAACACACTGAAACAGAAGCAGTACCGGTACTTTCTAAGCTGCTTTGTGAAATTCCAGACCCTTTAGCAGAACTGTTCTTTGCAGTTAGTAGTTTCTTTTTATGCTTCTTTCCTTTCAAATGATCATACAGTGCGTATTTACTACAAAGTACACAGTCGCACACTGTACACTTAAATTGCCTTTTCTTGTGCCTTATGACACCATATAGATCAAGTTCTGTATCACACAGTTCCTCTGCTCTCTGAACAGGTATATCAGCTCTTTCGTCTCTCCTAGGAGAATGAGGAGCTCCTTTCTCCCCCTTGTTACAACTGCTTTCTCTCTCTTTTACCAACATAGCAGATTCCATATCAGAAGTAGTGAAAGCAACAGGAGATTTTTTATCATCAAATGGTCTCTCTGCTTGGTAAGACACAGAAGTTGTACAACTAACTTCTCCTCGTAGTCCTCTGTGAATGCCGTAATctttactaccaccaccaccaccaccaccaccaccactggatTCACATTCCTTTTGCTTGCTAGTCTCACTGTTGACATTTTGCAACCGAACACACTCTTCATTACTTTTATTCTGAGTAATTTCGTCAGCAGGTTTAGCACATGCATTACCTCCCACAAGTCTACCCAACACACATGCATTTTTCTCATCACCAGCAATATGTAATGTCATCCCATTATTTACAGTATCACATGCTGTCTGAACTGTTGGAGTGTAACTACTACCTGCAGTGAATTCAACTAAATCTACAACTTCATCTGAGTCACGTACTTCTGATTTTATATTTTTGGCACAGTGCACATCTGACTTCTGTACGTTTGTGTGTTTTGTTCCTTCAGTATCCACTGATACAAAATTCCCTGAGTGCTTACTGATTCCAGTCTCTGAAAATAACGTAACTGAAAACTCAGTATTACTGGAAACCGGTATTTCCGTCTTTATACTTTTGGCCCCGCTTCTGCTTACCTCAGAGCCTCTTCTCTTTCTAGTTCCCTCAGACAGAACAGGCTCCCCTTTTTGTTCATATGATGAAAGAGTTAAATAGTCAACTCTCAGTCCTACGAGTTCTTCATTTAACTTGTTCAACAATATATTAACATGCACTAATCTATGATATATTTTAGGTGTTGTATCATTTTTCTCAAGATAAGGCAGTAAAGCTTCATAGTTCCTCATGCAGCATGTGAAAGTATCATTCATCAAGTTGGCCAATTCACCAACTGATGTATTTAAATCTCCTGTTGTTTCCTCGTAACTCATTGTGTCGAACTGCAGAAGTTACTGGTCCTGAACACTACTGAGCCAAATCCTGAAATAAGAGAGAGACTTTTCAGACACGGTTCACTGGTACATAATTCAATACTAGTTCACTTGCAGCACTACGCTATATTTAATTTAACTAAGGTACTGTGATATGAAATCAGAAGGAATGTGTATATAAAAACTGATGTCTCTGaacatgaaaaataaattacagattaatATTATGTTGATGATGGATTTGGGCTGTTGAAAGCCAGTCATCAGCTCTCTTACTGCATACCACATGGTTTGAACTCTGTCAGTTCTCTTATGCACAGTTGCAGTGATCGTTCCTTAGGAAAACACATTAGCAGTTTTCTTCAGACTGTCTGCCTACTGTTGACATAAATACGTGGTTCAATACTGATGAGAACCAGTTTAATAGGTATTGTGTTATGTATTAAAACCAACAACCATTTGGAAACTTATTAAGCTATGATACTTGTAATATGACAGAATTTTCATGCACAGTACTGCCTTTGCTGGCTGAGTGAAGtacagatattttttaaaaatgcaatTAACAAGTTTTTCTCATTACTATGATGTGAGATAATTACAAAGTGTGTATTTCTTACGTTACATGTATGAATGGGGGTTGGAGCAATA
This window contains:
- the LOC124787637 gene encoding uncharacterized protein LOC124787637; this encodes MSYEETTGDLNTSVGELANLMNDTFTCCMRNYEALLPYLEKNDTTPKIYHRLVHVNILLNKLNEELVGLRVDYLTLSSYEQKGEPVLSEGTRKRRGSEVSRSGAKSIKTEIPVSSNTEFSVTLFSETGISKHSGNFVSVDTEGTKHTNVQKSDVHCAKNIKSEVRDSDEVVDLVEFTAGSSYTPTVQTACDTVNNGMTLHIAGDEKNACVLGRLVGGNACAKPADEITQNKSNEECVRLQNVNSETSKQKECESSGGGGGGGGGSKDYGIHRGLRGEVSCTTSVSYQAERPFDDKKSPVAFTTSDMESAMLVKERESSCNKGEKGAPHSPRRDERADIPVQRAEELCDTELDLYGVIRHKKRQFKCTVCDCVLCSKYALYDHLKGKKHKKKLLTAKNSSAKGSGISQSSLESTGTASVSVCSAVACSHTDFVPSNNCESTASIPVYSAVSCSPLNTVPNNSCESIESVSVYCDVSCSLADTTTIVENTHQIISTKHAVRLDDIWTYFRAPFHINKKFFRIHSGKVVCSLCNEKIERYILGVKTHISKLSHLNRITVLQNIELANKSSSKRLLNIPGILNNIIPRTQFSLTDNGFFCSVCKCFCGNTTVLSHMTGASHGEKLEEMRKSMESKMEATRARKKRKRGLHHLRAIQNCRQQAHV